Proteins from one Amycolatopsis benzoatilytica AK 16/65 genomic window:
- a CDS encoding nuclear transport factor 2 family protein, which translates to MQTETPDQLRIAALEETVAGLVRRVGTLEAEADIRRLQARYLFLCDTPCPEFGVADDAERIEAIMALYAEDAVWEGVGEYYDGQFGRAEGAAAIREHFQRFWGEKKDPELLLNAHYLTSEQIQVDGDHATGQWIHMQPWLFSDGKALLRSSRLNNAFRREPEGWRITRTRTENVFIAPLPEGWASDYPSASVLMKP; encoded by the coding sequence ATGCAGACCGAAACACCTGACCAGCTGCGGATCGCCGCGCTCGAAGAAACTGTCGCGGGGCTGGTGCGGCGGGTCGGGACGCTGGAGGCCGAGGCGGACATCCGGCGGCTGCAGGCGCGCTATCTGTTCCTTTGTGACACTCCCTGCCCGGAATTCGGCGTGGCGGACGACGCCGAGCGGATCGAGGCGATCATGGCCCTCTACGCCGAGGACGCGGTTTGGGAAGGCGTCGGCGAGTACTACGACGGGCAGTTCGGCCGGGCCGAGGGCGCTGCCGCGATCCGGGAGCACTTCCAGCGGTTCTGGGGCGAGAAAAAGGATCCCGAGCTGCTGCTCAACGCGCATTACCTGACGTCCGAGCAGATCCAGGTCGATGGCGACCATGCCACCGGGCAGTGGATCCACATGCAGCCGTGGCTGTTCTCCGACGGCAAGGCACTCCTGCGCTCCTCGCGGCTCAACAACGCGTTCCGCCGCGAACCCGAGGGCTGGCGGATCACGCGCACCCGCACCGAGAACGTCTTCATCGCGCCGCTGCCCGAGGGCTGGGCCAGCGACTATCCCTCGGCCTCGGTGCTGATGAAGCCGTGA
- a CDS encoding amidase: MTGPWSLRTLVADLTAGRTAPEAVLAESRARIAAASYDAWVAPAAEPISAGPLAGVPLGVKDIIDLAGVPTRCGSVLRADAEPATADASIVREWRRAGATPIGKTVTTEFAFFAPGPTDNPAAPGHTPGGSSSGSAAAVAAGHVPLALGSQTAGSVTRPAAFCGVASLVMTRGRFPVDGVAGLSPSLDSHGMFTATVSDLALAWSALSGTPEAAPPRSLRVLVNDAPSFDVSASMKTALASAIARLRAGGVVVDEFPDAALVPALTTAHPVVMAYEAARERSVELASADRLSAPLAGLLRSGAALPRAEYEAALDAVASGGDRLAELMDGYDAVLTPAALGAAPEGLAATGDPVLSRAWQALGLPVVAIPAMRDEAGLPLGLQLVGRAGDETELLAAGCRVEAALRG; the protein is encoded by the coding sequence GTGACCGGCCCGTGGTCGCTGCGGACCCTCGTCGCGGATCTGACCGCCGGCCGCACCGCCCCGGAAGCGGTCTTGGCCGAGTCCCGCGCGCGGATCGCCGCGGCTTCTTACGATGCCTGGGTGGCCCCCGCCGCGGAGCCGATCTCGGCGGGCCCGCTGGCCGGAGTTCCGTTGGGCGTCAAGGACATCATCGACCTGGCCGGGGTCCCGACTCGCTGCGGCTCAGTGCTGCGCGCGGACGCGGAACCGGCCACCGCGGACGCTTCGATCGTGCGCGAATGGCGGCGCGCCGGCGCGACGCCGATCGGCAAGACCGTCACCACGGAATTCGCGTTTTTCGCTCCCGGCCCGACCGATAATCCGGCCGCACCCGGGCATACCCCAGGCGGCTCGTCGAGCGGGTCAGCTGCTGCCGTCGCGGCTGGTCACGTGCCGCTCGCGCTGGGCTCGCAGACGGCAGGCTCGGTCACCCGGCCCGCCGCGTTCTGCGGGGTCGCCTCGCTGGTGATGACCCGCGGCCGGTTCCCGGTCGACGGAGTCGCCGGGCTGAGCCCGAGCCTGGACAGCCACGGCATGTTCACCGCGACCGTTTCCGATCTGGCGCTGGCCTGGTCCGCGCTGTCCGGCACGCCGGAAGCCGCGCCGCCGCGGTCTCTGCGGGTGCTGGTCAACGACGCGCCGTCCTTCGACGTGAGCGCATCGATGAAGACGGCGCTCGCCTCAGCGATCGCTCGGCTGCGAGCCGGCGGCGTGGTCGTAGACGAGTTCCCCGATGCGGCGTTGGTCCCCGCGTTGACCACAGCACATCCGGTGGTGATGGCTTACGAGGCGGCTCGGGAACGGTCCGTCGAGCTGGCCTCGGCGGACCGGTTGAGCGCACCGCTGGCCGGGTTGCTGCGTAGTGGCGCGGCCCTGCCGCGTGCCGAGTACGAGGCAGCGCTTGACGCGGTGGCCTCGGGCGGCGACCGGCTGGCGGAGCTGATGGACGGGTACGACGCAGTACTCACCCCGGCTGCGCTGGGGGCGGCACCGGAAGGCCTGGCCGCCACCGGAGATCCGGTGCTGAGCCGGGCTTGGCAGGCGCTGGGCTTGCCGGTGGTCGCGATCCCGGCGATGCGGGACGAGGCCGGCTTGCCGTTGGGGCTGCAGCTGGTCGGACGGGCTGGGGACGAAACGGAGTTGTTGGCCGCTGGCTGCCGAGTAGAGGCTGCGCTGCGGGGGTAA
- a CDS encoding acyl-CoA thioesterase, translated as MTTIDPARTGLDQLLTIEPLELNLFRGWCHQGSPQRAFGGQVAAQALTAAGATVPAERHVHSLHGYFIRGGRTDMPIIYEVERTRDGGSFTTRRVVAIQNGESIFSLSASFQTEADSSAHQARMPEAPSPDEAGAVEQDRSPIVLSAIEVRFVSDPETGLPDTGRGPRQRIWVRAKDALPDAPLAHVCALTYISDIRLAGTALLPHRADPGEPQLTSLDHAVWFHRSFRADEWLLFDMESPSFAGTRGLTHGEFFTTDGRLVASVTQEVLLRRR; from the coding sequence GTGACGACCATCGATCCGGCCCGGACCGGGCTCGACCAGCTGCTGACGATCGAACCGCTCGAACTGAACCTGTTCCGAGGGTGGTGTCACCAGGGCTCCCCGCAGCGAGCGTTCGGCGGCCAGGTCGCGGCGCAAGCACTCACCGCGGCCGGGGCGACCGTGCCCGCCGAACGGCACGTGCACTCACTGCACGGCTACTTCATCCGCGGCGGCCGCACCGACATGCCGATCATCTACGAGGTCGAGCGCACCCGCGACGGCGGTTCGTTCACCACGCGCCGGGTGGTCGCGATCCAGAACGGCGAGAGCATCTTCAGCCTGTCCGCGTCGTTCCAGACCGAAGCGGACAGCAGCGCGCACCAAGCGCGCATGCCGGAAGCGCCCTCGCCCGACGAAGCGGGCGCGGTCGAACAGGACCGGTCGCCGATCGTGCTGTCCGCGATCGAGGTCCGGTTCGTGAGCGACCCGGAAACCGGCCTGCCCGACACCGGCCGCGGGCCGCGGCAGCGGATCTGGGTGCGGGCGAAGGACGCGCTGCCGGACGCGCCGCTGGCGCATGTCTGCGCGCTCACTTACATCTCCGACATCCGGCTGGCCGGCACCGCGCTGCTGCCGCACCGCGCCGACCCGGGCGAGCCGCAGCTGACGTCGCTGGACCACGCGGTGTGGTTCCACCGCTCGTTCCGCGCCGACGAGTGGCTGCTGTTCGACATGGAAAGTCCCAGCTTCGCCGGAACCCGCGGCCTGACCCACGGCGAGTTCTTCACCACCGACGGCCGGCTGGTCGCGTCGGTGACCCAGGAAGTCCTGCTGCGCCGGCGCTGA
- a CDS encoding PAS domain-containing sensor histidine kinase, translated as MEADPRAPELTTNDFVAMLNASRTCVLVHDGATKNILWANPAACEMLEWSVTELRPLKANHMSSSAQQYDRVIGRAWLQEAAEHGVSRIEWHYRTKSGRVIPTDAVATRVELEQGPAVMVQFRDIEREQEIERELRLTTSWVDALARHTSAVALMLDASGALRFVTDSAVEMFGATPDEPLGSLTDHAGLRLDGRPAAWDEVRERAAPTTQVRLEIQGRVWLEGSVERLREPGGDAFLMLLHDVSERVRGEVQRDRELHRENYLARYTAMGDMAMAIAHELSQPLAAAGNFLAGARSRTLDSPPVVYGIDSAVRQIERASQIVSSVRAFVGHLEHVEQTADLNEIVEECLYFVRLRAEPAAVDVVFEVSAEPVPVRCERVLTGQVVLNLCFNAIEEMAQCPPQRRKLVLTTRRDGGTGVVTVADRGRGFPRNPFDESFTAKERGSGIGLALSHRIITRQHGTIWAEHRAGGGSRFGFALPATGPG; from the coding sequence ATGGAGGCAGACCCGCGCGCGCCCGAGCTGACGACGAACGATTTCGTCGCGATGCTCAACGCCAGCCGTACCTGCGTGCTCGTCCACGACGGCGCGACGAAGAACATCCTGTGGGCCAACCCGGCCGCGTGCGAGATGCTCGAATGGAGCGTCACCGAGCTGCGGCCGCTGAAGGCGAACCACATGAGCAGCTCCGCGCAGCAGTACGACCGGGTGATCGGCCGGGCCTGGCTGCAGGAGGCGGCCGAGCACGGGGTCAGCCGGATCGAATGGCATTACCGCACGAAATCCGGCCGGGTGATCCCGACCGACGCGGTGGCCACCCGGGTCGAGCTGGAACAGGGCCCGGCGGTGATGGTGCAGTTCCGCGACATCGAACGCGAGCAGGAAATCGAGCGCGAGCTGCGGCTGACCACGTCCTGGGTGGACGCGCTGGCCCGGCACACGTCCGCGGTCGCGTTGATGCTTGACGCCTCGGGAGCGCTGCGGTTCGTCACCGATTCCGCGGTCGAGATGTTCGGCGCGACGCCGGACGAGCCGCTGGGCAGCCTCACCGACCACGCCGGCCTGCGCCTCGACGGCCGTCCGGCCGCCTGGGACGAGGTCCGCGAACGCGCCGCGCCGACCACCCAGGTACGGCTCGAAATCCAGGGCCGGGTGTGGCTGGAGGGTAGCGTCGAACGCCTTCGCGAGCCCGGCGGCGACGCGTTCCTGATGCTGCTGCACGACGTGTCCGAGCGGGTCCGCGGCGAGGTCCAGCGAGACCGGGAGCTGCACCGGGAGAACTACCTGGCGCGCTACACCGCGATGGGCGACATGGCGATGGCGATCGCGCACGAGCTGAGCCAGCCGCTCGCCGCGGCGGGCAACTTCCTGGCCGGGGCGCGGTCGCGCACGCTCGATTCGCCGCCGGTGGTGTACGGCATCGACAGCGCGGTCCGGCAGATCGAACGGGCCAGCCAGATCGTGTCGTCGGTGCGCGCGTTCGTCGGGCATCTGGAGCACGTCGAGCAGACCGCGGATCTCAACGAGATCGTCGAAGAATGCCTGTACTTCGTGCGGTTGCGCGCCGAGCCGGCCGCTGTGGACGTGGTGTTCGAGGTCTCCGCCGAGCCGGTGCCAGTGCGCTGCGAACGCGTCCTGACCGGCCAAGTCGTGCTGAACCTGTGCTTCAACGCGATCGAGGAAATGGCGCAGTGCCCGCCGCAGCGGCGCAAGCTGGTGCTCACGACGCGACGGGACGGCGGAACCGGCGTGGTGACGGTCGCCGATCGCGGCCGCGGCTTCCCGCGCAACCCGTTCGACGAGTCGTTCACGGCGAAGGAGCGCGGCAGCGGCATCGGACTGGCGCTCAGCCACCGCATCATCACCCGGCAGCACGGGACGATCTGGGCCGAACACCGGGCAGGCGGCGGTTCGCGGTTCGGCTTCGCACTGCCCGCGACCGGCCCGGGTTAG
- a CDS encoding alpha/beta fold hydrolase has translation MEKLKLRITGQGEPPVLLLHGLGSTGAVWDAMAGLLDRRLLIPDLPGHGGSPRLPEYTFEALAAAVAEALDESGPVVVVGHSLGGVVALELASGRYGLDVRSVLAVGVKVEWTEDDLARAAAMAARPPRLFTTQEEAETAYLKVAGLTGLAPADADGITETPDGWRLTLDSPAFGVGAPDMPRLLADARCPVTLAAGENDPMSRPEQLHALTADAVVLAGLGHNAHVEDPAAVAALLTPRAG, from the coding sequence GTGGAAAAGCTGAAGCTGCGCATTACCGGTCAAGGCGAGCCGCCGGTCCTGCTCCTGCACGGGCTCGGTTCCACCGGCGCGGTCTGGGACGCCATGGCCGGTCTGCTCGACCGTCGGCTGCTCATCCCGGACCTGCCCGGGCACGGCGGTTCGCCGCGGCTGCCCGAGTACACGTTCGAGGCGCTCGCCGCAGCGGTTGCCGAAGCACTGGACGAATCGGGTCCGGTCGTGGTCGTGGGCCATTCGCTCGGCGGTGTCGTCGCGCTGGAGCTGGCGAGCGGTCGCTATGGGCTGGACGTGCGCAGCGTGCTGGCCGTCGGGGTGAAGGTCGAATGGACCGAAGACGACCTGGCCCGGGCCGCCGCGATGGCGGCGCGTCCGCCGCGGCTGTTCACCACCCAAGAGGAGGCGGAAACCGCGTACCTGAAGGTCGCGGGGCTGACCGGCTTGGCCCCGGCGGACGCGGACGGCATCACCGAGACCCCGGACGGCTGGCGGCTGACGCTGGACTCGCCCGCGTTCGGCGTCGGCGCGCCGGACATGCCGCGGCTGCTGGCGGACGCGCGGTGTCCGGTGACCCTCGCCGCCGGCGAGAACGATCCGATGTCCCGGCCGGAGCAGCTGCACGCACTCACCGCGGACGCGGTCGTCCTGGCCGGGCTCGGGCACAACGCACACGTCGAGGATCCCGCCGCGGTCGCGGCGCTGCTCACCCCGCGGGCAGGCTGA
- a CDS encoding acyl-CoA dehydrogenase family protein gives MSEVTLEEVLAELAQRKAEFQQQRYVPRDFVARLKQLGLYRASTPAKFGGEPLPPAQFLELIEKISIVDGSTGWVASFGSSLIYLAALPLETQAELYSGGPDVAFAGGLFPVQPAPATENGFRVDGRWKFASGCMGADILGVGIPGDETTGGKPRTALLRPEQVEIVQEWDVVGMRGTGSFDLLVRDVEVPREWTFIRGGAPTVDEPLYRYPTIAYAAQVLAVVGAGVARAALDHARKVGAGYTGVTGAPKLADRGYYRIGYAEAEAALRSARAWFYEVSHEVWETVLAGDEATDEQNAQLRLSSAHLAKVSSEVVSKLVEISGTAPIYSTHPLRGLQGDALVPKQHAFLGPAIHDAAGAVLLGQPPTSPGFR, from the coding sequence ATGAGCGAAGTCACCCTGGAGGAGGTGCTCGCCGAGCTCGCCCAGCGCAAGGCCGAGTTCCAGCAGCAGCGTTACGTGCCGCGGGACTTCGTCGCCCGGCTCAAGCAGCTCGGCCTCTACCGCGCGAGCACGCCGGCCAAGTTCGGCGGCGAGCCGCTGCCGCCCGCGCAGTTCCTCGAGCTGATCGAGAAGATTTCCATTGTGGACGGTTCGACCGGCTGGGTGGCCAGCTTCGGCTCGTCGCTGATCTATCTCGCCGCGCTCCCGCTGGAGACCCAGGCCGAGCTGTACTCCGGCGGTCCGGACGTCGCGTTCGCCGGCGGCCTCTTCCCGGTCCAGCCCGCGCCGGCCACCGAAAACGGTTTCCGCGTCGACGGGCGCTGGAAGTTCGCCAGCGGCTGCATGGGCGCGGACATTCTCGGGGTCGGCATCCCGGGCGACGAGACGACCGGCGGGAAGCCGCGCACCGCGCTGCTGCGCCCGGAGCAGGTCGAGATCGTCCAGGAATGGGACGTCGTCGGCATGCGCGGCACCGGTTCGTTCGACCTGCTCGTGCGCGACGTCGAGGTCCCGCGCGAATGGACGTTCATCCGCGGCGGAGCGCCCACGGTGGACGAACCGCTCTACCGCTACCCCACGATCGCTTACGCCGCACAGGTTCTCGCCGTCGTCGGCGCGGGCGTCGCGCGCGCCGCACTGGACCACGCCCGCAAGGTCGGGGCTGGCTACACCGGCGTGACCGGCGCGCCGAAGCTCGCCGACCGCGGCTACTACCGCATCGGATACGCCGAGGCCGAGGCCGCTCTGCGGTCCGCCCGCGCCTGGTTCTACGAGGTCAGCCACGAGGTCTGGGAGACCGTCCTGGCCGGCGACGAGGCGACCGACGAGCAGAACGCGCAGCTGCGGCTTTCCTCGGCGCACCTGGCGAAGGTGTCGTCCGAAGTGGTCTCAAAGCTGGTCGAGATCTCCGGCACCGCCCCGATCTACTCGACGCATCCGCTGCGTGGACTTCAGGGCGACGCACTGGTACCCAAGCAGCATGCGTTCCTGGGCCCGGCGATCCACGACGCCGCCGGCGCGGTCCTCCTGGGACAGCCGCCGACCAGCCCCGGATTCCGCTGA
- a CDS encoding flavin reductase → MSELTRTQREFRTAMANLSAAVNVVTTDGPHGLAGMTVSAACSVTDSPPTVLVCVNRSSRSHAILVGNGRVCVNVLSPGQEDLAMHFAGATKVPTAERFSQQCWDLDSEDAPVLRGAAASLVGRIVADQEHGSHSVLFVEIEKVLTAPDSGALVYFQRRFHALSA, encoded by the coding sequence GTGTCCGAGCTGACCCGGACCCAACGCGAATTCCGCACCGCGATGGCCAACCTCTCCGCCGCCGTCAACGTAGTGACCACGGACGGCCCGCACGGGCTGGCCGGGATGACGGTGAGTGCCGCCTGCTCGGTCACCGACAGCCCGCCCACGGTGCTGGTCTGCGTCAACCGGTCGAGCCGGTCGCACGCGATCCTGGTGGGGAACGGGCGGGTGTGCGTCAACGTCCTCAGCCCTGGCCAGGAGGACCTGGCGATGCACTTCGCCGGCGCGACCAAGGTGCCGACCGCGGAACGGTTCTCCCAGCAGTGCTGGGACCTCGACAGCGAGGACGCCCCGGTGCTGCGCGGCGCGGCCGCCTCGCTCGTCGGCCGGATCGTCGCGGACCAGGAGCACGGGTCGCACTCGGTGCTCTTCGTTGAAATCGAGAAGGTGCTGACCGCGCCGGACAGCGGCGCGCTGGTGTACTTCCAGCGCCGGTTCCACGCGCTCAGCGCCTGA
- a CDS encoding response regulator transcription factor, producing the protein MSTDPVVHVVDDDEDLRQSLVFLLESVGVQALTYPDAQTFLDEFDPAEPAVVIVDVRMPAISGFQLQEKLTELGCPAPLIFCSAHGDIPMSVRALNAGAVDFLEKPYQAQRMVEVVQTQLIEAGRRFAEHAERQAVRVRLDTLTQREREVLRLVVDGMPSQAIAHRLGTSVKTVDVHRARIKAKTAADSLGTLVRDILTHRVTI; encoded by the coding sequence GTGAGCACCGATCCGGTGGTCCACGTCGTGGACGACGACGAAGACCTGCGCCAGTCCCTGGTTTTCCTGCTGGAAAGCGTCGGGGTGCAGGCGCTGACCTACCCGGACGCCCAGACGTTCCTCGACGAGTTCGATCCGGCCGAGCCGGCCGTCGTCATCGTCGACGTGCGGATGCCCGCGATCAGCGGCTTCCAGCTCCAGGAAAAGCTCACCGAACTCGGCTGTCCGGCCCCGCTGATCTTCTGCTCCGCGCACGGCGACATCCCGATGTCCGTCCGCGCGCTCAACGCCGGCGCGGTCGACTTCCTGGAGAAGCCCTACCAGGCCCAGCGCATGGTCGAGGTGGTCCAGACCCAGCTCATCGAGGCCGGCCGCCGGTTCGCCGAGCACGCCGAGCGCCAGGCGGTCCGGGTCCGGCTCGACACGCTGACCCAGCGCGAACGCGAAGTGCTCCGGCTGGTCGTCGACGGGATGCCCAGCCAGGCCATCGCACATCGGCTCGGCACCAGCGTGAAGACCGTCGACGTGCACCGGGCCCGGATCAAGGCCAAGACCGCCGCCGACAGCCTCGGGACGCTGGTCCGGGACATTCTCACGCACCGGGTCACGATCTGA
- a CDS encoding TetR/AcrR family transcriptional regulator — translation MSQARRADARENRERIVEIAREAVAGEGELRLNAVAKLAGVGQGTLYRHFPTREDLLAEVYRQEVDELVALAPELLAAHEPVEALSRWFDRIIEYARVKRGVFAALETAVWKDLSERSHGPLGDAVTLLLDAGKDAGTVRPGVDARDLFILMGYLTRLDEDEWDPRARHLLDVLLNGIRTR, via the coding sequence ATGAGCCAGGCCCGGCGGGCAGACGCACGGGAGAACCGGGAGCGGATCGTCGAGATCGCCCGCGAGGCAGTCGCGGGCGAAGGCGAACTGCGACTGAACGCGGTGGCGAAGCTGGCCGGCGTCGGCCAGGGCACGCTGTACCGGCATTTCCCCACGCGCGAGGACTTGCTGGCCGAGGTGTACCGGCAGGAAGTCGACGAGCTGGTCGCGCTGGCCCCGGAACTGCTGGCCGCGCACGAGCCGGTCGAGGCGCTGTCGCGATGGTTCGACCGGATCATCGAGTACGCCCGGGTGAAGCGCGGAGTATTCGCCGCGTTGGAGACGGCGGTGTGGAAAGACCTGTCCGAGCGGAGCCACGGCCCGCTGGGCGACGCGGTAACGCTGCTTCTCGACGCGGGGAAGGACGCCGGAACGGTTCGCCCCGGCGTCGATGCGCGGGATCTGTTTATTCTGATGGGCTACCTGACGCGGCTGGACGAGGACGAGTGGGACCCGCGTGCGCGGCATCTGCTGGACGTCCTGCTCAATGGCATCCGGACGCGGTGA